The Lactobacillus sp. ESL0680 DNA segment CGATTTATATTGATGCCGCAGAAGAATTAATTGAAGAATGGTTCATGCAGCGCTTCGTTCGGGTATTAGAGCTGAATAAAAACAACCCAAATAATTTTTATTACGAAATGGCTAATGGTCCAAGAGAAGATGCCCTGCAGTTAGCTCAAGAGACGTGGCAGATGGTTAACTTAGTTAATTTGCGTGAGTATATTGCGCCGACTAAGCAGCGCGCAAGTCTGGTTTTGCATAAAACTGAGGGACATTTAATCGATCAAATCTACCTGAGACACTTTTAATTTGCTATACTAAGATCATGAAGATTTATTTATTATTGATTAAAAAATTCACGTTACCTCCAGCGTGAATGACTTTGAATTTAGGCATTAAGCATTTTAAAAATTTAAAGGAGTATAAACATGGTACAAGCAATTAACTTAAAAAAGGGTATGGTTTTTAGCCAAGACGGCAAATTAATTCGGGTATTAAAGGCCAACCACCACAAACCCGGCAAGGGTAATACAGTAATGCAAATGGATCTGCGTAACGTTGAAAGCGGCGCAGTTGTCCACAAGACAATGCGGCCAACAGAAAAGGTTGACTTGGTCGACATTACCAAGAAAAAAGCCCAATATTTATATAATGAAGGTGACACTTATACATTTATGGACAATGAAACTTACGAGCAATACGAAGTTTCTGGTGACCAATTGGGCGACGACAAGCTTTACTTAATTCCAAATATTGAAATTCAATTGGAATTTGCCAATGGTAGTAAATTGTTAGGGGTTGAACTGCCGTCGACAGTTGTGATGAAGGTTGCGCAGACCGAACCTGGAATTAAGGGTGCAACGGTTACTGGCTCAGGTAAGCCAGCAACAATGGAAACTGGCTTGGTTGTTCAAGTGCCAGACTTTATTACTGAAGGTGAAGACTTAGTAATTAACACAGATGGTGGTGTTTATAAGTCAAGAGCTGAAGGCAATAAGTAACATAATGTGAGTTTTAAGCTGCAGCTTAATTGGCTGCGGCTTTTTCTGTGCGTAAATTTTTGTAATTGACATTGGTTGCGGTAAAATATCTAGGTGTTGTTATTAAAAACGCTTGCAGTTGCGCATAGCTGCAGGAGTTTAATAATGGGTTATTGCTCTTTGAGGCATACCATTAGCTAAGTATTTTTAGCATACTTTCTAATAGCTTGTTTCAGGGAGTTTTTTTATGGGAGGAAAATTGTGTTTGGATTTTTAAAGAAGAAAAAGCCAGAGTTCGA contains these protein-coding regions:
- the efp gene encoding elongation factor P: MVQAINLKKGMVFSQDGKLIRVLKANHHKPGKGNTVMQMDLRNVESGAVVHKTMRPTEKVDLVDITKKKAQYLYNEGDTYTFMDNETYEQYEVSGDQLGDDKLYLIPNIEIQLEFANGSKLLGVELPSTVVMKVAQTEPGIKGATVTGSGKPATMETGLVVQVPDFITEGEDLVINTDGGVYKSRAEGNK